In Cryptomeria japonica chromosome 10, Sugi_1.0, whole genome shotgun sequence, a genomic segment contains:
- the LOC131859181 gene encoding glycine-rich cell wall structural protein 1.0-like: protein MSGLNVYIGGSSDSGKGSGEGSGEGSCKGYGGANAVVGSGEGSLKGYGGANALVGSTKGSGEGSGGANALVGSGKGSGGANPPVGYGGANALVGSGKGFGEGSGGANPPVGYGGANALVGSGKGFGEGSGGANPPIGYGGANALVGSGKGSGEGSGGANPKGTKPN, encoded by the coding sequence ATGTCAGGACTTAATGTTTATATTGGAGGTTCTAGCGACTCTGGTAAAGGTTCTGGTGAAGGTTCTGGTGAAGGTTCTTGTAAAGGTTATGGAGGTGCCAATGCAGTAGTAGGTTCTGGTGAAGGTTCTCTTAAAGGTTATGGAGGTGCCAATGCACTAGTAGGTTCTACTAAAGGTTCTGGTGAAGGTTCTGGAGGTGCCAATGCACTAGTAGGTTCTGGTAAAGGTTCTGGAGGTGCCAATCCTCCAGTAGGTTATGGAGGTGCCAATGCACTAGTAGGTTCTGGTAAAGGTTTTGGTGAAGGTTCTGGAGGTGCCAATCCTCCAGTAGGTTATGGAGGTGCCAATGCACTAGTAGGTTCTGGTAAAGGTTTTGGTGAAGGTTCTGGAGGTGCCAATCCTCCAATAGGTTATGGAGGTGCCAATGCACTAGTAGGTTCTGGTAAAGGTTCTGGTGAAGGTTCTGGAGGTGCCAATCCTAAGGGAACTAAGCCTAACTAA